CACAGATTTGCCAGAATTACTGGGAAACCTTCAGTACAACATTCTCCAAAATACAAAGCAGAAATGCAAACACCAGCCTTGTGTTAAGGAGTTGTCCTGGGGAATTGATCTGGAAAAGAACTTTCCTAGGTCTTCTTGTCACTTTGACTACATTATGGCTGCTGATGTAGTTTACCACCATCCATTCCTGGATGAACTCCTCCTAACTTTTGATCACTTGTGCAAGAATGATACTGTTATTCTGTGGGCCATGAAGTTTAGGCTGGAGAATGAGAACCGATTTGTGGACAGATTTCAGACACTGTTTGACTTAGAGGTGATTTCTAATTTTCCCAGTTTGAACATAGCCTTATACAAAGCAATGAGGAAAGACAGGATGAAAGCCAGACCTTCCAAACTGAAGGTCTGAAAGAGGGATATAGGGAGGTGACAGCTGCAGCTGTTCTCTCtttaataatttccattttagtAGCTGCTGACACTTACATGAATGACATTTCTAGAGATAGGTAAAACAAATCATCAAATTCCTAGTGCATTCCTATAAATTCCTAAATTCAATTTGCCAATAGTGATATACACA
The nucleotide sequence above comes from Molothrus aeneus isolate 106 chromosome 2, BPBGC_Maene_1.0, whole genome shotgun sequence. Encoded proteins:
- the LOC136571213 gene encoding protein-lysine methyltransferase METTL21E-like, with the protein product MDLTPSQHNHLQNQGVREFKRQDGEKEDEQIVAEIMERRFFPDQAYKTWEGFHFAGHEIRITEATDCYGAVVWPSALVLCYFLETHSKQCNLVDKNVIEIGAGTGLVSIVASLLGAFVTATDLPELLGNLQYNILQNTKQKCKHQPCVKELSWGIDLEKNFPRSSCHFDYIMAADVVYHHPFLDELLLTFDHLCKNDTVILWAMKFRLENENRFVDRFQTLFDLEVISNFPSLNIALYKAMRKDRMKARPSKLKV